One genomic segment of Nonomuraea coxensis DSM 45129 includes these proteins:
- a CDS encoding class I adenylate-forming enzyme family protein has product MARSPYGNYGHAILTAGAMRTPDRVALTYCGERSFTYEELNANVNRRANALLAAGIGPGRRVAALLNETLTVAEVYLAQAKIGAVTAALNPYWPVETLRDVVAASGCTAFVHDATVAETVGRIRDSLPQVTTWIDAGELAGGPDAEPPLAGFHDDPLALYYTSGTTGLPKAVVHTHASSLATAQIWLDVPRGPDAVFGTGAIIWGIGFPAIVGPALYAGLRLVLEQDWGPANFLRVVPRERVTHVSQIPSFYAALLGSPDHEGVDLSSIRVIMLGGEPLTAPMLDRIKARLPEAGVYSYYGQTEAPYTCMGRVDDGSTPLGSSGRARTGNAVRVTDPGGRRVIDEVGEINLAGPHRMAGYDGLPERTAEVLRGDWYVGGDLGSVSADGVLRVLGRREDAIVKGGVWTQPAAVEEAAAALDGVAEAGAVGVPEGAADQRILLAVVPRAGHSLDASKLALALADTLPAHRRPDHIVVAEELPHSQDASGGPGKLLRKAIRDQYGHLLG; this is encoded by the coding sequence ATGGCACGATCACCGTACGGCAACTACGGCCACGCGATCCTGACCGCCGGCGCGATGCGCACCCCCGACCGGGTGGCGCTGACGTACTGCGGCGAGCGGAGCTTCACCTACGAGGAGCTGAACGCCAACGTCAACCGCCGCGCCAACGCCCTGCTCGCCGCCGGGATCGGCCCGGGGCGGCGGGTGGCGGCGCTGCTCAACGAGACGCTGACGGTGGCCGAGGTCTACCTGGCGCAGGCCAAGATCGGGGCGGTGACGGCGGCGCTGAACCCGTACTGGCCGGTCGAGACGCTGCGGGACGTGGTGGCCGCCTCCGGCTGCACGGCGTTCGTGCACGACGCGACCGTGGCGGAGACGGTCGGGCGGATCAGGGACTCGCTGCCCCAGGTCACCACGTGGATCGACGCCGGCGAACTGGCCGGCGGCCCGGACGCCGAGCCGCCGCTCGCCGGTTTCCACGACGACCCGCTCGCGCTCTACTACACCTCGGGCACCACCGGCCTGCCGAAGGCGGTCGTGCACACGCACGCCTCGTCGCTGGCCACCGCGCAGATCTGGCTGGACGTGCCGCGCGGCCCGGACGCGGTGTTCGGCACCGGCGCGATCATCTGGGGCATCGGCTTCCCCGCCATCGTCGGCCCCGCCCTGTACGCCGGCCTGCGCCTGGTGCTGGAGCAGGACTGGGGGCCGGCGAACTTCCTGCGGGTCGTGCCGCGCGAGCGGGTCACGCACGTGTCGCAGATCCCGTCGTTCTACGCGGCGCTGCTGGGCTCGCCCGATCACGAGGGCGTGGACCTGTCGTCCATCCGGGTGATCATGCTGGGCGGCGAGCCGCTCACCGCTCCCATGCTCGACCGGATCAAGGCCCGGCTGCCCGAGGCGGGCGTCTACTCCTATTACGGGCAGACCGAGGCTCCGTACACGTGCATGGGCCGGGTGGACGACGGCTCGACGCCGCTCGGCTCCTCGGGCCGGGCCCGCACCGGCAACGCCGTACGGGTCACGGACCCGGGCGGCCGCCGGGTGATCGACGAGGTCGGCGAGATCAACCTGGCCGGGCCGCACCGCATGGCGGGCTACGACGGCCTGCCGGAGCGGACGGCCGAGGTGCTGCGCGGCGACTGGTACGTCGGCGGCGACCTCGGCTCCGTCTCCGCCGACGGCGTGCTGCGCGTCCTGGGCCGCCGCGAGGACGCGATCGTCAAGGGCGGTGTGTGGACGCAGCCCGCCGCCGTCGAGGAGGCAGCCGCGGCGCTCGACGGCGTCGCCGAGGCGGGGGCCGTCGGGGTGCCCGAGGGCGCCGCCGACCAGCGCATCCTGCTGGCCGTCGTGCCGCGCGCCGGGCACTCGCTGGACGCCTCCAAGCTCGCGCTCGCCCTGGCCGACACCCTGCCGGCGCACCGGCGTCCCGACCACATCGTGGTGGCGGAGGAGCTGCCGCACTCGCAGGACGCCTCGGGCGGGCCGGGCAAGCTGCTCCGCAAGGCCATCCGCGACCAGTACGGGCACCTGCTCGGGTGA
- a CDS encoding glucose 1-dehydrogenase — protein MGLLDGKVALITGGARGMGAAHVRLFLAEGARVVFGDVLDEEGKALAEETGAAYVRHDVRSAAEWQRAVGTALGLHGRLDVLVNNAGILRYGRIADMPPEEFDRVVDVNLKGAWLGVKTVIDPLTAAGGGSIVNISSIEGLIGAAGLSAYAASKFALRGITKSAARELARFGIRVNSVHPGAINTPMVQDPDLAREVDAEAFVKAMVIRRFAEPVEVSHVVAFLASDRSSYCTGSEFTVDGGLLTGAGY, from the coding sequence ATGGGGCTGCTTGACGGCAAGGTCGCGCTGATCACCGGCGGCGCGCGGGGCATGGGCGCGGCGCACGTGCGGCTGTTCCTCGCCGAGGGCGCGCGGGTGGTGTTCGGCGACGTCCTGGACGAGGAGGGCAAGGCGCTGGCCGAGGAGACGGGCGCCGCCTACGTCCGGCACGACGTGCGCAGCGCGGCCGAGTGGCAACGGGCCGTGGGCACCGCCCTGGGCCTGCACGGCCGGCTGGACGTGCTGGTCAACAACGCCGGCATCCTCAGGTACGGCCGCATCGCGGACATGCCGCCCGAGGAGTTCGACCGGGTCGTCGACGTCAACCTGAAGGGCGCATGGCTGGGCGTCAAGACGGTGATCGACCCCCTGACGGCGGCCGGCGGCGGCTCGATCGTGAACATCTCCTCCATCGAGGGCCTCATCGGCGCGGCGGGGCTGTCGGCGTACGCGGCCTCGAAGTTCGCGCTGCGCGGCATCACGAAGTCGGCGGCGCGGGAGCTGGCCAGGTTCGGGATCCGGGTGAACTCGGTGCATCCGGGGGCGATCAACACGCCGATGGTGCAGGACCCGGACCTCGCGCGGGAGGTGGACGCGGAGGCGTTCGTCAAGGCGATGGTGATCAGGCGCTTCGCCGAGCCGGTGGAGGTGTCGCACGTGGTGGCGTTCCTCGCCTCGGACCGGTCCAGCTACTGCACGGGCAGCGAGTTCACCGTGGACGGCGGCCTGCTCACGGGCGCGGGCTACTGA
- a CDS encoding protein kinase domain-containing protein: MVPGYREVRQLGAGRTGRVFLATYQATGAYVAIKYLNATLRRDAEFMERFRSDTHQLVELDDPDIVRLYEYVETPTRAALVMELVDGVSLRTLLDEHGHVTPEAALAVLKGVLLALAAAHERGVAHRDVKPENVLVQADGTSKLTDFGVVVHAEEPGVPAGSPPYMSPELWTRHETGPPADLYAAACTLFEAVRGRPPFRAAGEGGQEELDVPATRDRHLTEPIPLEVVPDTLRDLLRRGLAKDPADRYASARRFAAELEEDAVAGYGPEWEKRGRRHLAELATLLALRFPLARTDRATSGGGPAVALRDRLARMPRLPPHLWVTGVLVMAVAIGIVLSGGRLPTGPGAILLPPPEEKSEPAPSPADATTGATVPTTGPTTGPTRRPTPGATGGAAPRTPAATPGRTSAAAPRRTPSATPSATATPSATATASATGPARPAVRAATIVGWSGRSGSVRVAANGTGQVRLRVTYTRRDGDDAPATTLHQETLVLSGHTSYTSAVGHDPGTVACDRRVYVGILVMTEPASGNGPQVSEVPVDGPACPTPASTPPTGPSPSPVNAPATANDPANDPTTAENVATAEDATPAGDAASRDPGGAPEHVGTLVPVE; the protein is encoded by the coding sequence TTGGTCCCTGGTTACCGTGAAGTACGCCAGCTCGGCGCGGGCCGCACCGGCCGCGTGTTCCTCGCCACGTACCAGGCGACCGGCGCCTACGTGGCGATCAAATACCTGAACGCCACGCTGCGCAGGGACGCCGAGTTCATGGAGCGCTTCCGGTCGGACACCCACCAGCTGGTCGAGCTCGACGACCCCGACATCGTCCGCCTCTACGAGTACGTCGAGACCCCGACCCGCGCGGCGCTCGTCATGGAGCTGGTGGACGGCGTCTCCCTGCGCACGCTGCTGGACGAGCACGGCCACGTGACACCGGAGGCCGCGCTCGCCGTGCTCAAGGGCGTCCTGCTGGCCCTGGCCGCCGCGCACGAGCGGGGCGTGGCGCACCGCGACGTCAAGCCGGAGAACGTCCTCGTCCAGGCGGACGGCACCAGCAAGCTCACCGACTTCGGCGTCGTGGTGCACGCCGAGGAGCCTGGCGTGCCCGCGGGCAGCCCGCCGTACATGTCGCCCGAGCTGTGGACCAGGCACGAGACCGGCCCGCCCGCCGACCTGTACGCCGCCGCCTGCACCCTGTTCGAGGCGGTCAGGGGACGGCCGCCGTTCCGCGCCGCCGGGGAGGGCGGCCAGGAGGAGCTGGACGTGCCGGCCACCAGGGACCGGCACCTGACCGAGCCGATCCCTCTGGAGGTGGTGCCGGACACGCTGCGCGACCTGCTCCGGCGCGGCCTGGCCAAGGACCCGGCCGACCGGTACGCCTCCGCCCGCCGGTTCGCCGCCGAGCTGGAGGAGGACGCGGTCGCCGGCTACGGCCCCGAGTGGGAGAAACGCGGTCGCCGCCACCTGGCCGAGCTGGCCACGCTGCTGGCCCTCCGTTTCCCGCTGGCACGCACCGACCGCGCCACCAGCGGCGGCGGCCCGGCGGTGGCGCTGCGCGACCGGCTCGCGCGCATGCCGCGCCTCCCGCCGCACCTGTGGGTGACGGGCGTGCTGGTCATGGCGGTGGCGATCGGGATCGTGCTGTCGGGCGGGCGGCTGCCTACCGGGCCGGGGGCGATCCTCCTGCCGCCGCCCGAGGAGAAGTCCGAGCCCGCCCCCTCGCCCGCCGACGCCACCACCGGCGCGACCGTGCCCACGACCGGCCCCACGACCGGGCCCACCAGGCGTCCCACGCCCGGCGCCACCGGCGGGGCCGCGCCGCGCACGCCCGCCGCCACGCCGGGCAGGACCAGCGCCGCCGCCCCTCGCCGCACCCCGTCCGCCACCCCGTCCGCCACCGCCACCCCGTCCGCCACCGCCACCGCGTCGGCCACCGGGCCCGCGCGGCCCGCCGTGCGGGCGGCCACGATCGTCGGCTGGAGCGGCCGGTCCGGCTCGGTACGGGTCGCCGCGAACGGGACCGGCCAGGTGCGGCTGCGGGTGACCTACACGCGGCGCGACGGCGACGACGCCCCCGCCACGACGCTGCACCAGGAGACCCTCGTCCTGAGCGGCCACACGTCGTACACCAGCGCCGTCGGTCACGACCCCGGCACGGTGGCCTGCGACCGGCGCGTCTACGTCGGCATCCTGGTGATGACCGAGCCCGCCTCGGGCAACGGCCCCCAGGTGAGCGAGGTCCCGGTGGACGGTCCCGCCTGCCCCACCCCGGCCTCGACCCCGCCCACCGGCCCCTCCCCCAGCCCCGTGAACGCCCCGGCCACCGCCAACGACCCCGCCAACGACCCCACAACCGCCGAGAACGTCGCCACCGCCGAGGACGCCACCCCCGCCGGCGACGCCGCGTCCCGCGATCCCGGCGGGGCGCCCGAGCACGTGGGGACGCTGGTCCCCGTCGAGTGA
- a CDS encoding SDR family NAD(P)-dependent oxidoreductase, with amino-acid sequence MDGMDGMGDMYGMDGLDGMRLDGRAAVITGGAGAIGAAIAADLAALGARVVLGDVDLPGAERVAAGLPGARAAALDLTDPESVAAFARAAGDVDVLVHNAGVAVIGPFTESDPASWDLMWQVNLRGPMLLTKLLLPGMTARGWGRLVFVSSDGARAGSGGEGAYAATKAGLFGLAKTLAREAARGRVTSNVVCPGPTDTPMLRRVAAAEPGLVDRIARGIPLRRLGVPADVSGLVAFLCTERAAYITGQTLSVSGGVTMH; translated from the coding sequence ATGGACGGCATGGACGGCATGGGCGACATGTATGGCATGGACGGACTGGACGGCATGCGACTGGACGGCCGCGCCGCCGTCATCACCGGGGGAGCGGGCGCGATCGGCGCGGCCATCGCCGCCGACCTGGCCGCGCTCGGCGCCCGCGTCGTGCTCGGCGACGTGGACCTGCCCGGCGCGGAGCGGGTCGCCGCCGGACTGCCGGGCGCGCGGGCCGCCGCCCTCGACCTCACCGATCCGGAGTCGGTCGCGGCGTTCGCCCGCGCCGCCGGTGACGTGGACGTGCTCGTGCACAACGCCGGGGTCGCGGTGATCGGGCCGTTCACGGAGAGCGACCCGGCCTCGTGGGACCTCATGTGGCAGGTCAACCTGCGCGGCCCGATGCTGCTGACCAAGCTGCTGCTGCCCGGGATGACGGCCAGGGGCTGGGGGCGGCTGGTGTTCGTCTCCAGCGACGGGGCACGGGCCGGCTCGGGCGGCGAGGGCGCGTACGCGGCCACGAAGGCGGGCCTGTTCGGGCTGGCCAAGACGCTCGCCAGGGAGGCCGCCCGCGGCCGGGTCACCTCGAACGTGGTCTGCCCCGGCCCCACGGACACGCCGATGCTGCGCCGGGTCGCGGCGGCCGAGCCCGGGCTGGTCGACCGGATCGCCCGGGGCATCCCGCTGCGCCGCCTCGGCGTGCCCGCGGACGTTTCCGGGCTGGTCGCCTTCCTCTGCACCGAACGGGCGGCGTACATCACCGGCCAGACGCTGTCCGTCAGCGGCGGCGTCACGATGCATTGA
- a CDS encoding Zn-ribbon domain-containing OB-fold protein produces MSADTATSPPPDPPAHLAGYRAACARGELVVQRCAGCGRWVQLPEAACPWCGGGELTYEPVGGTGVVHTFTVVHRSFAPGYQGREPYVTAWVDLPAGVRAFGHVVGCAPEEVRIGMPVRVTFVNELPHWRPA; encoded by the coding sequence ATGAGCGCCGACACCGCCACCAGCCCTCCCCCCGACCCGCCCGCCCACCTGGCCGGGTACCGGGCCGCCTGCGCGCGGGGCGAGCTGGTCGTCCAGCGCTGCGCGGGCTGCGGCCGATGGGTGCAGCTCCCCGAGGCGGCGTGCCCGTGGTGCGGCGGCGGCGAGCTGACGTACGAGCCGGTCGGCGGGACAGGCGTGGTCCACACGTTCACCGTCGTCCACCGGTCGTTCGCGCCCGGCTACCAGGGGCGGGAGCCGTACGTGACGGCGTGGGTGGACCTGCCCGCCGGCGTGCGCGCGTTCGGGCACGTGGTGGGGTGCGCGCCGGAGGAGGTACGCATCGGCATGCCGGTGCGGGTGACGTTCGTCAACGAGTTGCCGCATTGGAGGCCCGCGTGA
- a CDS encoding acetate--CoA ligase family protein, protein MSAQEQVPEHVHEHAVKAMLREAGVPVPRGIVLPAGAEDFGAAGELAEPLVLKAFGPGLVHKSEAGAVVLGLRAAELPGAAARMRERVPHLAGFLVEEQAAAGVELIVGLVRDPAFGPVLLTGLGGVWAETLRDTALRLCPVPEPDVRRMLASLRAAPLLAGSRGRPPVDLAALVKLLLAVGGPGGLWERLELGEFELNPVIATPDGVTAVDARHLPAAPPPAVVRGAATDFLPLFEPRAVAVVGASATRPTFGNMFLDFYRAAGVPLVAVHPRAEEVAGVPAVRSLAEAAATAGVDYALVAVPAERCAEVVAQAAGVPFVQVMSGGFGEAGRATLEEELAAAARAAGTRLLGPNCMGVYCPRGRQTFVGGGLGPPGSVALISQSGGLAGEVIKVGERRGLAFSRVVTVGNAADVTPAELLRWLARDERTRAVGLYLEDPRDGRELYEALRVLDRPVVLLVGGRTGQGRAAAASHTGGLVSDLRLWEAVAEQAGAALVTSQDDLIGVLAYFQAHGSRPADGDGVLVVGPSGGASVLAADAFGAAGVRLDPLPGDVAGELRGLGVAASGNPLEVPVGPLGRPDLVPAVVAAILRRRAFRDVVAHVNVQAFFTYGDAPEALYAYAHALAAAQEALPRTRFTLVTRNGDCAPPGVEDEVRRVAAAAGIPVYRTMEAAAAAVAAGGEHGAA, encoded by the coding sequence GTGAGCGCGCAGGAGCAGGTCCCCGAGCACGTGCACGAGCACGCCGTCAAGGCGATGCTGCGCGAGGCCGGGGTGCCGGTGCCGCGCGGCATCGTGCTCCCCGCCGGCGCGGAGGACTTCGGTGCGGCCGGCGAGCTGGCCGAGCCGCTGGTACTGAAGGCGTTCGGGCCAGGGCTGGTGCACAAGTCGGAGGCCGGGGCGGTGGTGCTCGGGCTGCGCGCGGCCGAGCTGCCTGGCGCGGCGGCCCGGATGCGCGAACGGGTGCCGCACCTCGCCGGGTTCCTGGTCGAGGAGCAGGCGGCGGCCGGGGTCGAGCTGATCGTGGGCCTGGTCAGGGACCCCGCGTTCGGCCCGGTGCTGCTCACCGGGCTGGGCGGCGTGTGGGCGGAGACGCTGCGCGACACGGCGCTGCGGCTGTGCCCGGTGCCGGAGCCGGACGTGCGGCGCATGCTGGCCTCGCTGCGCGCCGCCCCGCTGCTCGCGGGGAGCAGGGGCCGGCCGCCGGTGGACCTGGCCGCGCTGGTCAAGCTGCTGCTGGCGGTCGGCGGTCCCGGCGGGCTGTGGGAACGGCTGGAGCTCGGCGAGTTCGAGCTGAACCCCGTGATCGCGACCCCGGACGGCGTGACGGCGGTGGACGCCCGCCACCTGCCCGCCGCGCCGCCCCCAGCCGTCGTGCGCGGCGCGGCGACCGACTTCCTGCCGCTGTTCGAGCCGCGGGCGGTGGCCGTCGTGGGCGCCTCCGCCACGCGGCCCACCTTCGGGAACATGTTCCTCGACTTCTACCGGGCCGCCGGGGTCCCGCTGGTCGCCGTGCACCCAAGGGCGGAGGAGGTGGCGGGCGTGCCGGCCGTGCGCTCGCTCGCCGAGGCCGCCGCGACCGCCGGCGTGGACTACGCGCTGGTCGCCGTGCCCGCCGAGCGCTGCGCCGAGGTGGTGGCGCAGGCGGCGGGCGTGCCGTTCGTGCAGGTGATGAGCGGCGGCTTCGGCGAGGCGGGCCGCGCCACGCTGGAGGAGGAGCTGGCCGCCGCCGCCCGCGCGGCGGGCACCCGCCTGCTGGGGCCCAACTGCATGGGCGTCTACTGCCCGCGCGGCCGGCAGACGTTCGTCGGCGGCGGGCTGGGGCCGCCGGGCTCGGTGGCGCTGATCTCGCAGAGCGGCGGCCTCGCCGGCGAGGTGATCAAGGTCGGGGAGCGGCGCGGCCTCGCGTTCAGCCGGGTCGTCACCGTCGGGAACGCCGCCGACGTCACCCCCGCCGAGTTGCTGCGCTGGCTGGCGCGGGACGAGCGGACGCGGGCCGTCGGCCTGTACCTGGAGGACCCGCGCGACGGGCGGGAGCTGTACGAGGCGCTGCGCGTTCTGGACCGGCCGGTCGTGCTGCTGGTGGGCGGGCGTACCGGGCAGGGCAGGGCGGCCGCCGCCTCGCACACCGGCGGCCTGGTGAGCGACCTGCGCCTGTGGGAGGCGGTCGCCGAGCAGGCCGGGGCGGCGCTGGTGACGAGCCAGGACGACCTCATCGGCGTGCTCGCGTACTTCCAGGCCCACGGCTCACGTCCCGCCGACGGGGACGGGGTGCTGGTGGTGGGGCCGAGCGGGGGCGCGAGCGTGCTGGCGGCGGACGCGTTCGGCGCCGCCGGGGTGCGCCTGGACCCGCTGCCCGGGGACGTGGCCGGCGAGCTGCGCGGGCTCGGCGTGGCGGCCTCCGGCAACCCCCTGGAGGTGCCGGTGGGCCCTCTCGGCCGTCCGGACCTGGTGCCCGCCGTGGTCGCGGCGATCCTGCGCCGGCGGGCGTTCCGCGACGTGGTGGCGCACGTCAACGTGCAGGCGTTCTTCACCTACGGCGACGCCCCGGAGGCCCTGTACGCCTACGCGCACGCGCTGGCCGCCGCCCAGGAGGCGCTGCCGCGCACCCGGTTCACGCTCGTCACCAGGAACGGCGACTGCGCGCCGCCGGGCGTCGAGGACGAGGTACGGCGCGTCGCGGCGGCGGCGGGCATCCCGGTCTACCGGACCATGGAGGCGGCCGCTGCGGCCGTGGCGGCAGGAGGAGAGCATGGGGCTGCTTGA
- a CDS encoding isochorismatase family cysteine hydrolase, whose protein sequence is MAVLVMEMQRGVVGDLTKFPDLRAACERHGVVPTIARLLAAARAAAIPVVHCTAAFRADRAGSHTANCPFIVSLLKDPAHMLEGTPAVEVLPGLRAPGDLESRRNHGFSPFTGTSLDMTLRSLGVSTVVAAGVSLNLGIPGLALEAVNLGYRVTVVTDAVAGIPDDYARAVLRNTIGLLATRATAADLAGSWT, encoded by the coding sequence GTGGCGGTGCTCGTGATGGAGATGCAGCGGGGCGTCGTCGGTGATCTCACGAAATTTCCGGACCTGCGGGCGGCGTGCGAGCGGCACGGCGTCGTCCCCACCATCGCCCGGCTCCTCGCGGCCGCCCGCGCCGCCGCGATCCCCGTCGTGCACTGCACGGCCGCCTTCCGCGCCGACCGGGCCGGCTCCCACACCGCGAACTGCCCCTTCATCGTCTCCCTCCTCAAGGACCCCGCCCACATGCTGGAGGGCACCCCCGCCGTCGAGGTGCTGCCCGGCCTGCGCGCCCCCGGCGACCTGGAGAGCCGCAGGAACCACGGCTTCTCGCCGTTCACCGGCACCTCGCTCGACATGACGCTGCGCTCGCTCGGCGTCTCCACCGTGGTCGCCGCCGGGGTCTCGCTCAACCTCGGCATCCCCGGCCTGGCGCTGGAGGCGGTCAACCTCGGCTACCGGGTCACGGTCGTCACGGACGCGGTCGCGGGCATCCCCGACGACTACGCGCGGGCCGTCCTGCGGAACACGATCGGCCTGCTCGCCACCCGCGCCACCGCCGCCGACCTCGCCGGGAGCTGGACATGA
- a CDS encoding VOC family protein has translation MKLGNVLIPVADLDEAIAFYGLPVKFRDGDRFAALDGGGVTVALAGPAEHVTPAAAPSYKVDDVRESVRELAGRGAEVVRGPEEGPHERRAVLRDPSGNVFVLYSPL, from the coding sequence GTGAAGCTGGGCAACGTGCTGATCCCGGTGGCCGACCTGGACGAGGCCATCGCCTTCTACGGGCTGCCGGTGAAGTTCCGCGACGGCGACCGGTTCGCGGCGCTGGACGGGGGCGGCGTCACCGTGGCGCTGGCCGGGCCGGCCGAGCACGTCACGCCGGCGGCGGCGCCGTCGTACAAGGTGGACGACGTGCGGGAGAGCGTGCGCGAGCTGGCCGGGCGCGGGGCCGAGGTGGTGCGCGGCCCCGAGGAGGGGCCGCACGAGCGGCGGGCCGTGCTGCGCGATCCCTCGGGCAACGTCTTCGTGCTCTATTCCCCCCTCTGA